The following are encoded in a window of Citrobacter freundii genomic DNA:
- a CDS encoding EAL domain-containing protein, with translation MIVSLDNLYHSEFSFLPARSAGGDLKYVDIITHFVSPDGVVHMPSGLVIPRMSDDEQRRLFSEKLELIETCQHFFIQRNISAWLNLTPAVANTLLLDAEYASHIERFSFIELTINESFPELNKGKENPILAALAARFPLVLTNFGAPGISTRAIFDGLFKRVVLDKHFIQQRITQNSFEPFMRAIQAQISPDCESIIISGIDTQEMLERVLPLGFSAMQGALWPAVLPAQITSLMQG, from the coding sequence ATGATAGTTTCACTGGATAATCTTTATCATTCTGAGTTCTCTTTTCTTCCTGCGCGAAGTGCAGGAGGCGATCTTAAATACGTAGACATCATCACCCATTTTGTTAGTCCTGACGGCGTAGTGCATATGCCATCAGGGTTGGTCATACCTCGGATGTCGGACGATGAGCAGCGTCGTTTATTTAGCGAAAAACTCGAATTAATCGAAACATGCCAACATTTTTTTATTCAACGCAACATTTCTGCGTGGCTTAATTTAACTCCAGCAGTCGCTAATACTTTATTATTAGATGCAGAATATGCTTCGCATATTGAACGATTTTCATTTATTGAATTAACCATTAATGAAAGTTTTCCCGAGTTAAACAAGGGTAAAGAAAATCCAATACTGGCGGCATTAGCGGCGCGATTTCCATTAGTCTTGACCAACTTTGGTGCGCCAGGCATATCCACGCGTGCAATTTTTGATGGCCTGTTCAAACGTGTCGTACTGGATAAACACTTTATTCAACAACGTATTACGCAAAATTCGTTTGAGCCTTTTATGCGCGCCATTCAGGCACAAATATCCCCAGACTGCGAATCAATAATCATCAGCGGCATTGATACGCAGGAGATGCTCGAACGGGTATTGCCCCTGGGATTCAGCGCCATGCAGGGTGCGCTATGGCCAGCTGTCTTACCCGCGCAGATAACCTCATTGATGCAAGGATAA
- the selO gene encoding protein adenylyltransferase SelO → MTLSFTTRWRDELPATYTALSPTPLKNARVIWHNDMLAEQSGIPATLFNSENNAGVCGGETLLPGMSPLAQVYSGHQFGVWAGQLGDGRGILLGEQLLADGSTLDWHLKGAGLTPYSRMGDGRAVLRSTIRESLASEAMHYLGIPTTRALSVVTSDTPVYRETVEAGAMLIRVAQSHMRFGHFEHFYYRREPEKVRQLADFAIRYYWPHWQDEADKYQRWFQDVVTRTATLIADWQTVGFAHGVMNTDNMSILGLTMDYGPFGFLDDYVPDFICNHSDHQGRYSFDNQPAAALWNLQRLAQTLSPFIAADALNDALDNYQLALLTRYGQRMRQKLGFFSEQKNDNELLSELFSLMARERSDFTRTFRMLSQTEQHSASSPLRDEFIDRSVFDDWFARYRSRLQQDNVADEVRQAQMKAANPAIVLRNWLAQRAISQAEQGDYAELHRLHIALRTPYADRDDDYVSRPPDWGKRLEVSCSS, encoded by the coding sequence ATGACCCTGTCTTTTACCACCCGCTGGCGTGATGAATTGCCAGCAACCTATACGGCACTTTCGCCTACTCCCCTGAAAAATGCGCGCGTAATTTGGCATAACGATATGCTTGCTGAGCAATCAGGGATCCCGGCTACGTTGTTTAATAGTGAAAATAACGCAGGCGTTTGCGGCGGTGAAACGCTGCTTCCCGGCATGTCGCCGTTGGCGCAGGTCTATAGCGGACATCAGTTTGGTGTTTGGGCAGGGCAGTTGGGTGACGGACGCGGGATCCTGCTGGGTGAACAGCTGCTCGCCGATGGCTCGACGCTTGACTGGCATCTGAAAGGCGCGGGACTTACGCCATATTCGCGCATGGGAGACGGGCGTGCGGTACTGCGTTCGACGATCCGCGAAAGTCTGGCCAGCGAAGCCATGCATTATCTCGGGATCCCCACGACGCGAGCGCTGTCGGTGGTCACCAGCGACACGCCGGTCTACCGCGAAACGGTAGAAGCCGGGGCGATGCTGATTCGCGTGGCGCAAAGTCATATGCGCTTTGGTCACTTTGAACACTTCTACTATCGTCGTGAACCCGAAAAAGTACGTCAACTGGCCGATTTTGCGATTCGCTATTATTGGCCGCACTGGCAGGACGAGGCGGATAAATATCAACGGTGGTTTCAGGACGTGGTCACGCGCACCGCGACCTTAATTGCCGACTGGCAGACGGTAGGGTTTGCGCACGGGGTGATGAACACCGACAACATGTCGATTCTGGGGCTGACGATGGACTACGGTCCCTTCGGTTTTCTGGATGACTATGTGCCTGATTTTATCTGTAATCATTCGGATCACCAGGGGCGATACAGTTTCGATAATCAACCGGCTGCCGCGCTGTGGAATTTGCAGCGGCTGGCGCAAACCCTGTCGCCGTTTATTGCGGCCGACGCACTCAATGACGCGCTGGATAACTATCAACTGGCGCTGCTGACCCGTTATGGGCAGCGGATGCGACAAAAGTTGGGCTTCTTTAGCGAGCAAAAAAACGATAACGAATTGCTCAGCGAACTGTTTAGCCTGATGGCACGGGAAAGAAGCGATTTTACGCGAACGTTTCGTATGCTGAGTCAGACGGAGCAACATAGTGCGTCTTCGCCGTTGCGCGATGAGTTTATCGACCGCTCAGTATTTGATGACTGGTTTGCGCGCTATCGTTCACGTTTGCAACAGGATAACGTGGCGGACGAAGTAAGACAGGCGCAAATGAAAGCTGCCAACCCGGCAATAGTGTTACGCAACTGGCTGGCGCAGCGGGCAATTAGCCAGGCAGAGCAGGGGGATTACGCTGAACTGCATCGCTTACACATTGCGTTGCGCACGCCGTATGCCGACAGGGATGATGACTATGTCAGCCGCCCGCCAGACTGGGGTAAGCGGCTGGAAGTCAGTTGTTCAAGCTAA
- a CDS encoding heme ABC transporter ATP-binding protein produces the protein MAEHFIAENLYYHVADRSVIRDVSLTLTKGELVALIGPNGAGKSTLLRLLTGFLTPTAGRCLLNGKPLNDWRIQSLSRHRAVMRQQTQIGFDWQVEAVIAMGRAPWTQRPEPALIAQVMAMTGCTPLAGRHYAALSGGEQQRVQLARALAQLWCDGAPRGWLFLDEPTSALDLYHQQQLLRLLTSLTAAGELHVCVVLHDLNLAALWADKIILLHDGHIVSQGTPEAVLQANELMRWYGAQLHIGLHPANASPQVFLAR, from the coding sequence ATGGCTGAACATTTCATCGCCGAAAATCTGTACTATCATGTGGCGGATCGTTCGGTGATTCGCGACGTGTCACTGACGCTGACAAAGGGTGAACTGGTGGCGTTGATCGGCCCAAATGGTGCGGGGAAGTCCACGCTGCTGCGCCTGCTGACCGGCTTTCTGACGCCGACAGCCGGGCGCTGCTTACTGAACGGAAAACCGCTGAATGACTGGCGTATACAGAGTCTGTCTCGCCATCGCGCAGTCATGCGGCAACAAACACAGATAGGCTTTGACTGGCAGGTCGAAGCCGTGATCGCCATGGGGCGAGCGCCCTGGACCCAACGACCCGAACCGGCGCTTATTGCTCAGGTGATGGCGATGACCGGATGTACACCGCTAGCTGGCAGGCACTACGCCGCGCTTTCCGGCGGCGAGCAGCAACGAGTACAGCTTGCCCGTGCGCTGGCGCAGTTGTGGTGCGATGGCGCGCCGCGCGGCTGGCTATTCCTTGATGAACCTACTTCAGCGTTAGATCTCTACCACCAGCAGCAGCTGTTACGTTTGTTAACGTCGCTAACGGCTGCGGGGGAGTTACACGTATGCGTAGTCCTTCACGATCTCAATCTTGCCGCGCTGTGGGCCGACAAAATTATCTTGCTCCATGACGGACATATAGTCTCTCAGGGGACGCCGGAAGCCGTATTACAGGCCAATGAGCTGATGCGCTGGTACGGCGCCCAGCTTCACATTGGCCTGCATCCGGCTAACGCCTCGCCGCAGGTTTTTCTCGCCCGTTAG
- a CDS encoding FecCD family ABC transporter permease: MPWRITCSLWMLAATLVVMTIVATGFGALRLPVSLFWREGDGALRQIWLTIRLPRVLLALVIGGSLALAGCVMQGLFRNPLADPGLLGISSGAACAVALWVVLPVTLPALLMLYAPMLAAFLGALATTGVIFILSQQRDGSLSRLLLVGIAINALCGAAVGVLSWVSNDAQLRQLSLWGMGSLGTAQWSTLLAVTSLMLPTVLFIWRLAPTLNLLQLGEEDAHYLGVDVRRVQCILLLCSALLVAAAVAVCGVIGFIGLVIPHLMRMWLGSDHRAVIPGSVLAGACLLLIADTLARTAVSPAEMPVGLLTSILGAPWFLWLIFRQRGPHG; this comes from the coding sequence ATGCCCTGGCGTATCACCTGCTCTTTGTGGATGCTGGCCGCTACGCTGGTCGTGATGACGATTGTGGCCACCGGTTTTGGCGCATTGCGTCTGCCGGTAAGCCTTTTCTGGCGCGAGGGAGATGGCGCGCTGCGTCAAATCTGGCTCACTATTCGACTGCCGCGCGTGCTGCTGGCGCTGGTGATTGGCGGTTCACTGGCGCTGGCGGGCTGTGTGATGCAGGGGTTGTTTCGCAATCCACTTGCCGATCCGGGCCTGTTGGGGATCAGTAGCGGAGCCGCCTGCGCCGTCGCATTGTGGGTAGTATTACCGGTCACCTTACCGGCGCTGCTGATGCTGTATGCCCCGATGCTGGCGGCATTTCTCGGCGCACTCGCCACCACCGGAGTGATTTTTATCCTCAGTCAACAGCGCGACGGTTCGCTTTCACGCCTGTTGCTGGTGGGTATTGCCATCAATGCATTGTGCGGAGCTGCGGTCGGCGTGTTGTCGTGGGTCAGCAATGATGCGCAACTGCGCCAGTTGTCGCTGTGGGGGATGGGCAGTCTGGGGACCGCGCAGTGGTCAACACTGCTGGCGGTCACTTCGCTGATGCTGCCCACGGTGCTTTTCATCTGGCGTTTAGCCCCGACGCTGAATCTGCTGCAGCTCGGAGAGGAAGACGCGCACTATCTTGGCGTGGATGTCCGTCGGGTGCAGTGCATTTTACTGCTATGCAGCGCACTGTTAGTAGCCGCAGCCGTCGCGGTCTGCGGCGTAATTGGTTTTATCGGTTTGGTTATCCCTCATTTGATGCGCATGTGGCTTGGTAGCGATCATCGGGCGGTGATCCCAGGCTCTGTATTGGCGGGGGCATGTTTACTGTTGATCGCCGACACCCTCGCGCGAACAGCGGTTTCGCCCGCTGAGATGCCGGTGGGTCTGTTGACCAGTATTCTCGGTGCGCCGTGGTTTTTGTGGCTTATTTTTCGTCAGCGAGGTCCGCATGGCTGA
- a CDS encoding heme/hemin ABC transporter substrate-binding protein yields MKILWVLMAFLPLTAQAAPEEKVVALGGDVTEIVFALGAQSSLVARDSTSQWPAAATALPDVGYLRQLNAEGILATRPTLVLASAQAQPSLALEQLKQSQVNVVTVPAGNALSVIDEKVRVIAQATHRQAQGEALRQTLRQALAELPSSELNKRVLFILNHGGMTAMAAGQQTGADAAIRAAGLRNAMQGFTRYQPLSQEGVIASQPDLVVISQDGVNTMGGEDNLWTLPGLAQTPAGRNKQVLQIDDMALLGFSVRTPQAIQQLRAKAEQLP; encoded by the coding sequence ATGAAGATACTGTGGGTCCTGATGGCGTTTCTGCCGCTGACGGCTCAGGCCGCGCCCGAAGAGAAAGTGGTCGCCCTCGGCGGTGACGTGACAGAGATTGTCTTCGCGCTGGGCGCGCAGTCATCCCTTGTGGCGCGGGATAGCACCAGCCAGTGGCCGGCGGCGGCAACGGCATTGCCGGACGTGGGCTATTTACGTCAGCTCAATGCCGAAGGGATCCTGGCCACCCGCCCTACGCTGGTTTTGGCCAGCGCGCAGGCGCAGCCCTCATTGGCGCTTGAACAGCTCAAGCAAAGTCAGGTCAACGTTGTTACGGTGCCGGCAGGTAATGCGCTTAGCGTGATTGATGAGAAAGTCCGGGTGATTGCACAGGCAACCCATCGTCAGGCTCAAGGCGAGGCGCTACGCCAAACCCTACGCCAGGCGCTGGCTGAACTGCCCTCCTCGGAACTCAACAAACGCGTGCTGTTCATTCTCAATCACGGCGGAATGACCGCCATGGCGGCCGGACAGCAAACCGGAGCCGATGCAGCCATTCGTGCCGCAGGTTTGCGCAACGCTATGCAAGGGTTTACCCGTTACCAACCCTTGTCTCAAGAAGGAGTGATTGCCAGTCAGCCCGATCTGGTGGTGATTTCCCAAGACGGCGTCAACACGATGGGGGGTGAAGATAATCTGTGGACGCTGCCGGGACTGGCGCAAACGCCCGCTGGTCGTAATAAGCAGGTGTTGCAGATTGACGATATGGCATTGCTGGGTTTTAGCGTGCGTACGCCGCAGGCCATCCAGCAACTGCGTGCCAAAGCGGAGCAATTGCCCTGA
- a CDS encoding hemin-degrading factor codes for MNYYTRWLELKKEHPGKYARDIAGLLHISEAELTFARVGHDAWRLRSEVREILCALEAVGETKCICRNEYAVHEVIGAFTNQHLNGHAGLILNPRALDLRLFLNQWACTFHISENTAHGERQSIQFFDSQGDALLKVYTTQHTDIAAWGSLLTRFIFAENPPLMLQTLETAVCGVNADATAVDAEWSTMTDVHQFFGLLKRHNLTRQQAFRLVGDDLACKVANSAVAQLLETARQDGNEIMVFVGNRGCVQIFTGVVEKLVPMKGWLNIFNPTFTLHLLEETVAETWVTRKPTADGHVTSLELFAADGTQIAQLYGQRTEGEPEQKQWRTQIDALAPKGLAA; via the coding sequence ATGAATTACTACACCCGCTGGCTGGAACTGAAAAAAGAACATCCTGGCAAATACGCCCGTGACATCGCAGGTCTGCTGCATATCAGCGAAGCTGAACTGACCTTTGCGCGCGTTGGTCATGACGCCTGGCGCCTGCGCAGTGAGGTGCGCGAGATCCTCTGTGCACTGGAGGCCGTGGGCGAAACCAAATGCATTTGTCGCAATGAATACGCGGTGCATGAAGTTATTGGCGCGTTTACGAATCAACACCTGAACGGCCATGCTGGGCTCATTCTGAATCCGCGCGCCCTCGATCTGCGCCTGTTCTTGAATCAATGGGCCTGCACATTTCACATCAGCGAGAACACCGCTCACGGCGAGCGCCAGAGCATCCAGTTTTTCGATAGTCAGGGCGACGCGTTGCTAAAGGTCTACACCACGCAGCATACCGATATTGCTGCCTGGGGCTCGCTGCTGACCCGTTTCATCTTTGCGGAAAACCCACCGCTGATGCTGCAAACACTCGAAACCGCCGTTTGTGGCGTTAACGCAGACGCTACGGCGGTAGATGCAGAGTGGAGCACCATGACCGATGTGCACCAGTTTTTTGGCCTGCTGAAACGCCACAACCTAACCCGTCAGCAGGCCTTTCGCCTGGTGGGTGACGATCTGGCCTGCAAAGTGGCGAACAGTGCGGTGGCCCAATTGCTGGAAACTGCACGTCAGGATGGCAACGAAATTATGGTATTTGTCGGCAACCGCGGCTGCGTGCAGATTTTTACCGGCGTGGTAGAAAAATTGGTGCCAATGAAAGGCTGGCTGAATATTTTCAACCCGACCTTTACGCTGCATCTGCTGGAAGAGACCGTCGCCGAGACGTGGGTCACGCGTAAGCCGACCGCTGACGGTCACGTCACCAGCCTGGAACTGTTTGCCGCAGACGGTACGCAAATCGCCCAGCTGTATGGGCAGCGTACGGAGGGCGAGCCAGAACAGAAGCAATGGCGTACGCAAATCGACGCGTTAGCACCGAAAGGGCTGGCCGCATGA
- a CDS encoding TonB-dependent hemoglobin/transferrin/lactoferrin family receptor encodes MPYLHTARMRPSLLVLAIVCSLPGAAYAAVEDMTVTATGNARSAFEAPMMVSVIDATAPENQTASSAADLLRRVPGLTLDGTGRTNGQDVNLRGYDRRGVLVLVDGVRQGTDTGHLNSTFLDPALIKRIEVVRGPSALLYGSGALGGVIAYETANASDLLGAGKNSGYRVFGTAATGDHSLGMGASTYGRTDTLDGLLSWSSRDRGDLRQSNGTTAPNDEAINNMLAKGSWKIDNAQTLAGSLRYYNNDAREPKNPQASDADSSNPMTDRSTIQRDAQLTYSVAPADNNWLNADARIYWSEARINAQNPDATGEFRKQTTTGGKIDNRTRLFSDTFAAHLLTYGGEYYRQEQKPAGATTGFPQAKIDFSSGWLQDEITLRDLPVTLLGGTRYDSYRGSSDGYADVDADKWSSRAGMTITPTDWLMLFGSYAQAFRAPTMGEMYNDAKHFSIGRFYTNYWVPNPNLRPETNETQEYGFGLRFDDLLLANDALEFKASYFDTKAKDYISTRVDFAAATTMSYNVANAKIWGWDVMTTYSTDLFSLDLAYNRTRGKDTDTGEYISSINPDTVTSKLNVPVAHSGFSVGWLGTFADRSTHISNSYTKQPGYAVNDFYVSYQGQQALKGMTTTLVLGNAFDKAYWSPQGIPQDGRNGKIFVSYQW; translated from the coding sequence ATGCCTTACCTGCACACCGCGAGGATGCGCCCATCGCTGCTGGTGCTGGCGATCGTCTGCAGTCTTCCTGGCGCCGCCTACGCGGCGGTTGAAGACATGACCGTTACCGCGACCGGCAATGCTCGCAGCGCCTTTGAAGCACCGATGATGGTCAGCGTCATCGACGCGACGGCTCCGGAAAATCAAACCGCCAGCTCCGCCGCAGACCTGCTGCGCAGGGTCCCCGGCCTGACTCTTGACGGCACCGGTCGCACCAACGGCCAGGACGTCAATCTGCGCGGCTACGACCGACGCGGCGTGCTGGTACTGGTTGACGGCGTCCGTCAAGGCACTGACACCGGACACCTCAACAGCACCTTCCTCGATCCTGCCCTCATCAAGCGTATTGAAGTGGTGCGCGGCCCGTCCGCGCTACTGTACGGCAGCGGCGCACTGGGCGGCGTCATTGCCTATGAGACGGCGAATGCCAGCGATCTACTGGGCGCGGGAAAAAACAGCGGGTATCGCGTGTTCGGTACCGCTGCCACGGGGGATCACAGCCTCGGGATGGGTGCCAGCACGTATGGCCGCACCGATACGCTGGACGGACTGCTGTCCTGGTCCAGCCGTGACCGGGGTGACCTCCGTCAGAGTAACGGCACTACCGCGCCGAACGACGAAGCGATTAATAATATGCTGGCGAAAGGCAGCTGGAAAATTGACAACGCCCAGACGTTGGCCGGCTCACTGCGCTATTACAACAACGACGCACGGGAACCTAAAAACCCGCAGGCCAGTGACGCGGACAGCAGCAATCCAATGACCGACCGTTCGACGATCCAGCGCGATGCCCAACTGACCTACTCGGTAGCCCCGGCGGATAATAACTGGCTGAATGCCGATGCGCGCATTTACTGGTCTGAAGCGCGCATTAACGCACAAAACCCGGATGCCACCGGCGAGTTTCGTAAGCAAACCACCACAGGTGGGAAGATTGACAACCGTACGCGCCTGTTTAGCGACACCTTTGCCGCGCATCTGCTGACATATGGCGGCGAGTACTATCGTCAGGAGCAAAAACCAGCGGGAGCCACTACCGGTTTCCCACAGGCGAAAATTGATTTCAGCTCCGGCTGGCTACAGGACGAAATCACCCTGCGTGACCTGCCGGTGACCTTGCTGGGCGGCACGCGTTATGACTCTTATCGCGGTAGCAGCGACGGTTACGCGGACGTCGATGCCGATAAATGGTCGTCCCGCGCAGGAATGACCATAACCCCAACCGACTGGCTGATGCTGTTTGGATCTTACGCCCAGGCCTTCCGTGCGCCAACCATGGGCGAAATGTACAACGATGCAAAACACTTCTCCATCGGTCGCTTCTACACCAACTACTGGGTACCTAATCCGAATCTGCGCCCGGAAACTAACGAAACGCAGGAGTATGGTTTTGGTCTGCGCTTTGACGATTTGCTGCTGGCGAACGATGCCCTTGAATTTAAAGCCAGCTATTTTGACACGAAAGCGAAAGACTATATCTCCACCCGCGTCGATTTCGCCGCCGCAACGACGATGTCCTACAACGTTGCTAACGCCAAAATCTGGGGCTGGGACGTGATGACAACTTATTCCACCGATCTGTTCAGCCTGGATCTGGCCTATAACCGCACGCGCGGCAAAGACACCGACACCGGTGAATACATTTCCAGCATTAACCCGGACACCGTCACCAGCAAGCTAAACGTGCCTGTCGCGCACAGCGGTTTCTCAGTTGGCTGGCTCGGTACCTTTGCCGACCGTTCAACCCATATCAGCAACAGCTACACTAAACAGCCCGGCTATGCGGTCAACGACTTCTATGTCAGCTACCAGGGGCAGCAGGCGCTGAAAGGCATGACCACCACGCTGGTGCTGGGTAACGCCTTTGACAAAGCGTACTGGTCGCCGCAAGGCATTCCACAAGATGGACGCAACGGCAAAATTTTCGTGAGTTATCAGTGGTAA
- the hemP gene encoding hemin uptake protein HemP: protein MSRMDNTTATPAKKKTPLPAPVAERRIDSKSLLGNEGRVIIEHDGQHYLLRQTHAGKLILTK, encoded by the coding sequence ATGTCACGTATGGATAACACAACGGCAACGCCTGCAAAAAAGAAGACACCACTCCCTGCCCCCGTCGCTGAGCGTCGAATTGACAGCAAAAGCCTGCTGGGCAATGAGGGACGTGTGATCATTGAGCATGACGGGCAGCATTACCTGCTGCGCCAGACCCATGCCGGAAAACTAATTTTAACGAAATAA
- the aroH gene encoding 3-deoxy-7-phosphoheptulonate synthase AroH, which produces MNRTDELRTARIDNLVTPAELAQRHPVSSSVAHHVTDSRRRIEKILNGEDPRLLVIVGPCSIHDLDAALEYATRLQTLRTQHQARLEIVMRTYFEKPRTVVGWKGLISDPDLNGSYRVNHGIELARKLLLQVNELGVPTATEFLDMVTGQFIADLISWGAIGARTTESQIHREMASALSCPVGFKNGTDGNTRIAVDAIRASRASHMFLSPDKTGQMTIYQTSGNPYGHIIMRGGKKPNYFAEDIAAACDTLHEFSLPEHLVVDFSHGNCQKQHRRQLEVCDDVCQQIRNGSTAIAGIMAESFLREGTQKIVSGQPLVYGQSITDPCLNWEDTELLVEKLAAAVDSRF; this is translated from the coding sequence ATGAACCGAACTGATGAACTCCGTACTGCGCGTATTGACAATCTGGTCACTCCCGCTGAGCTGGCGCAACGGCATCCTGTGTCGTCCTCTGTCGCTCATCACGTGACGGATTCCCGACGCCGGATAGAAAAAATACTGAATGGCGAAGATCCTCGTTTGCTGGTGATCGTGGGTCCCTGCTCGATTCACGACCTCGATGCGGCCCTGGAGTACGCCACGCGCTTGCAGACGCTGCGCACCCAACACCAGGCACGCCTGGAAATCGTGATGCGGACCTATTTTGAAAAACCGCGCACCGTCGTCGGCTGGAAAGGCTTAATTTCCGACCCGGACCTGAACGGCAGCTACCGCGTTAACCACGGCATTGAGCTGGCGCGTAAACTCCTGCTACAGGTCAACGAGCTGGGGGTCCCTACGGCCACCGAATTCCTCGATATGGTCACCGGCCAGTTTATTGCCGATCTGATCAGCTGGGGCGCTATCGGCGCACGTACTACCGAAAGCCAGATCCACCGTGAAATGGCCTCTGCGCTGTCCTGCCCGGTTGGGTTTAAAAACGGGACGGATGGTAATACGCGTATCGCCGTCGATGCGATTCGCGCTTCCCGCGCCAGCCATATGTTCCTCTCACCGGATAAAACCGGTCAGATGACCATCTATCAGACCAGCGGCAACCCGTACGGGCATATCATCATGCGCGGTGGTAAAAAGCCGAATTACTTTGCAGAAGATATTGCCGCCGCCTGCGATACGCTGCATGAATTTTCGCTGCCGGAGCATCTGGTCGTCGATTTCAGCCACGGCAATTGCCAGAAGCAGCATCGCCGCCAGCTGGAAGTGTGTGATGACGTCTGTCAGCAAATTCGCAATGGCTCAACGGCCATTGCCGGGATTATGGCAGAAAGTTTCCTGCGCGAAGGGACACAAAAAATCGTCAGCGGTCAGCCGCTGGTCTACGGTCAGTCCATAACCGATCCCTGCCTGAATTGGGAAGATACCGAACTGCTGGTCGAAAAACTCGCGGCTGCGGTGGATAGCCGCTTCTAA
- the ppsR gene encoding posphoenolpyruvate synthetase regulatory kinase/phosphorylase PpsR — protein MDNAVDRHVFYISDGTAITAEVLGHAVMSQFPVTISSITLPFVENESRARAVKDQIDAIYQQTGVRPLVFYSIVLPEIRAIILQSEGFCQDIVQALVAPLQHEMKLDPTPIAHRTHGLNPGNLNKYDARIAAIDYALAHDDGISLRNLDQAQVILLGVSRCGKTPTSLYLAMQFGIRAANYPFIADDMDNLVLPASLKPLQHKLFGLTIDPERLTAIREERRENSRYASLRQCRMEVAEVEALYRKNKIPWLNSTNYSVEEIATKILDIMGLNRRMY, from the coding sequence ATGGATAATGCTGTTGATCGTCACGTATTTTATATTTCTGATGGCACGGCCATCACCGCAGAGGTATTGGGCCACGCAGTGATGTCGCAATTTCCGGTTACGATCAGCAGTATTACGCTGCCGTTTGTTGAAAATGAGAGCCGCGCCCGCGCGGTGAAAGACCAGATTGACGCCATTTACCAGCAAACGGGCGTACGCCCGTTAGTGTTCTACTCCATTGTATTGCCGGAGATTCGCGCAATCATTTTGCAAAGCGAGGGCTTCTGTCAGGATATCGTCCAGGCGCTGGTCGCACCGCTGCAACATGAGATGAAACTCGACCCGACTCCAATCGCTCATCGCACGCACGGACTGAATCCCGGCAACCTCAATAAGTACGACGCACGCATTGCCGCCATTGATTACGCCCTCGCCCACGATGACGGTATTTCGTTGCGCAACCTCGATCAGGCGCAGGTTATTTTGCTCGGCGTCTCCCGCTGCGGTAAAACGCCAACCAGCCTGTATCTGGCGATGCAGTTTGGCATTCGGGCGGCGAACTACCCCTTTATTGCCGATGATATGGATAACCTGGTACTGCCCGCGTCGCTAAAACCGCTGCAACACAAACTTTTTGGTCTGACCATTGATCCGGAACGTCTGACGGCGATCCGCGAGGAGCGTAGAGAAAACAGTCGTTATGCCTCGCTGCGTCAGTGCCGCATGGAAGTAGCCGAAGTTGAAGCGTTATACCGTAAAAACAAGATCCCATGGCTCAACAGTACCAACTATTCGGTAGAAGAAATTGCCACCAAGATCCTCGATATTATGGGACTAAATCGCCGCATGTACTAG